In Melospiza georgiana isolate bMelGeo1 chromosome 20, bMelGeo1.pri, whole genome shotgun sequence, the sequence ATGGGCTGTTGCTGATCTTGGGGCTGCTGCAGTAAAAAGGAGCCTTTCCAGGGCATGTTGCACGCTGGTgtaaaggtgaaaaaaaagatgggaaaaCCTGGTAGGTCCCACAGAGCCCCACGAGGTGCCCGGGGTGGCTGCAGCACCAGTGgcccctgtggctgctgttgcTCCCTCATGCTGAGCCCAGCACCCCTGGTCACAAAATGGGGTCTCCTGATGCTGGAGAGGGGTCCAGGAAGGCAAACCAAGGGGtgcaaagggatttttaaagCTCTGCCTTGCCCTGGagtgtggctgccccagcaggagctccagcatCTCATCACAGCATGCACAGGCAGCTCTTGtccccctcctgtcccctcctcaaGCTGCCACTGGCTGTCCAGCCCAAAACCCCCTCACAGAGCCATGGAGGGAGGGTTTTGTCAATGAAAGCCAAGGGCTGTGATTTCCCTGTAGGAATTCAGCTACAAAAGGGTCCCTGAGGTTTCTCTCTCCCTGACCAGGCAGAGCCCTGCGTTTGCACCACCACCACGGGACACTGATTGGTTTTCCAACGCCACCCAACAAATTAGTGCTGAAAGCTCGGGGATCTAAGGTGAAAACTGGCAAGGGTGAGGTTTGGGCTTAGCTGGCATGATCTTGTTGTACGCTGCACGCCATGAGTCACGCGGGACTCCCAGGGAAAGGGAATTACCTTGCAAATATCCCAGGTTTACCCGATTCATCACATCACTGGCTGTTAAATTTGCTACATCCTCTACAGAACATACAGGGAAAGGCACAGACataaacagagagagagagagaggtcAGCAAGCCATGGTTTGGCAAATATCAGAGACGAGCTCCTGCGCTGCAGCCAAAACGtgagcaaaagaaaaaggaaaggggcaGAAGGCAGAGCAACGTTTTGCATGGGTGTCCAGACACTGACAGTGACACAGGGTGACAACACAcagtccctgcactgctgggtgcccaaggagctgctggtccccagctgtgcccagtgtccctgtcctgcaccccctcactgtcccctctcctgccaGAGCTCCCCCAGTTTGCTTCAACCAAAATTTGCCAGCCTTGACCTGACCCCAAGATGTGCCTCAAGCCTGACCAAGGCCAGACAGCCCCCCTGGAACTGCCACAGAAACTGCTGGGACTGGGGATGAAGGGAAAACAGGAGAGGGGGGTACACCCCTGCAAGGCCTTGCCTGCAGTCCCCGTCCTTGCCCCGTCCCACCAcactccagctctcctgcccccatccctggggatgctggcagtgccacaacCACCCTGGGCCCCCACTCCAAACCACTCCAAAACCCTCCTGCACTGCACTCCTGGACGTttgctcctcttccttcccGTGCCTAGAGCCaagaggggaaaggaggaatcccaccccaaaatcaGCTCCCATCCCAGCCGGGGCTCACTGCCAGCCTGAGTGTGGGCAGGGGGTGGACAGACACTCCTGGAGGATGGAGCagacaagcagcagcacaggatggcttcaaagaaagaaagaaaataaaaaaaaaccaaaccaaccaaacaaaaggAGCTGTGGGCTACAGACTTTGTCATAActgagggctgggagctgtcCAGGGTGACACAGATGCCAGCACCGACGGGCAGGTTCAAGCTTGACGAGAGAtgtggctgcacagagggaCCCTGAGCGCCGTGGCTGTCACAGCCACACACCCGTGTCACACGCAATGAAGCAACTCAGCCCTGCAGCTACCGAGAGCTTTTCCACAGAGAGTTTACGACAGATTAAAGTCCATAAAGAAAGGGGCTGCGCCAGCTGACGGGGTtgggcctctccctgccaaacTACGGGGGCTCTTGGGCACGAGGTTTGTGCTGACCTGGGCTCGGGCTGTCCTGAACCACCATCTCTGCATGGCCAGAAAGTGGGGCACAAACGGGGCCGTGTGGGGACACCgggccctgctgcaggcacaggggccACTCTGCCACTGCCAACGCCTGCCTGgagccatcccagagcccagagatgggggggctgcctgcagctggccgggggtgccaggggagggaggggggctGCGTGGGGGgaccccagcctggggctgcacaaGCACAAGCAAGCCGGGGATGAGGCGCAGCCCGGCTGGGACGGGCTCGGCGCTAAGCCGGGCATGGGGTTAGGCTGGCGTGGGGTTAGGCTGGCTCAGGGGTCGGGTTAGGCCGGGCCGGGGTTACCTGAGGAGCCCGCGGGCGCTGCGGCGGCGGCACTTACCGTACCCGGTGGTGGGCAGGCCCAGGTGCTTCATGCGGTTCTTGACGAGCTCGGAGAGCTCCTGGCGCTCGGAGCGGCGGTACAGGCTGAGGCGCTGCTGGCTGATCCACTCGGCCGTCTTGCTGGAGTGCTTGTTGCCCTTGCGGCTGAGGCGCCGCGCCCACTGCATGCTCTTGCGCCGCAGCAGCGGGTGCTCCGACTGGTCGCTGGAGCACGAGTTGCGGTGGTGGCTCGTCTTGATGCCCCAGTGCTCCTTGACGTCCTTGGTGTCCTCGCAGTCCTCAACATTGATTGAGATCTGTGACTAGAAGCCCAGCAGGTCACGCGGGATGGGGGGTGGCCAAGGGGGCTTTGGCCTGGGCCTGGCATGGTGCGATCTCTCCCACAGGGTGGGGTCTCTCCCACGGGGAGAgattattttggggttttttgggttccTTCCTCTGACCCCAATGGGCTCTCCCAGCATTTTCTCTCTGCACTGCAAGAACCGCCAGGCTGGCAGAGTTCACcgaatcccagagtggtttggattggaaggcaCTCACTCCTTGCCCACTCCTTGCCATGGTCCAccacaccaggctgctccaagtcctgtcGAACCTGGCCTTGAACTTCCCAGgaaggggcagccacagcttcccttggATAAGCTGAGGGGAGTCTTGTGGGCATCTCACACAGGATCACTTCTGGGATATCTGCCCAAGGAGCAGCCATGCCCTCAtctccctctcttccctctTACTGCATCTGTGCTGCCACATGTCTGACCCAGCAATCCCCGCTGGTGAGCAGGAATTTATTAATGAAGCCTTTTAAGGCCTCTCAAGGAGCTGGGTTGCATTTAATTAAATGTCAACTTTcagctccctgtcactgcctcCTTGCAAAGTTGAACGCTGAAGGTATTTAAAGGgatcctggctgctcccttgctCCTGATCCCGGTTAATTACATCAGGGCACTGAGGCTCAGCCAGTATCTCCCGTCCATGGGGACAGGCAGGCTgcgctggcactggggctgggagctggcacaAAGCAGGGGGTGGCTCTTGTggccagggccagcccagggctcagccagggTGGGGACGGGGGGCACGGCCGGGCGCGAGCGGCACTCACCTGCGCTCGGATGTcgtggggctgcagcaggggaggagaagggaaaaccACGAGTCAGCGCAGCAaagggcagccctgctgtgcccaccctgctccccaAGGTGCCCAGGGTGTGGCAGAGCCGAGAAcatccagcactgcctggagaCCCAGCTGGGGAACCAGGACAGCACCACCCAGCGCGGCCACTCGAatgaaataaacacaaaaattccctttcccctgctctcccctccccactctgctgcacccagctctgaggagctccagcaccCTCCTGGATCCCGGCTTGGCTGGCaccacagccccttcccagcccgtGCCCTACCTCGGAGGTGGCGAACATGTGCGACTCCGTCCTGTAGATGCCGATGGGGATCTCGGcactggaggagcagagcttcTGGAAGAGGCGTCCGTACGTCCGGATCCACAGGTCATCCTCAGTGATCTTCATCTGAGCAACACAGGGCCAGCATGGACCGACACAGGGCCAGCATGGACCAATGCAGGGCCAGCATGGATTCCCCACTGCACCTCAGGCTGCTCCTGAGCTCCACCCCAGCCCATCCATGACCGTGCCAAAAGTGATTTCCACAAGAAAATCAGGGGCAATTTCTGACCTCAGCCTTCAAAACAGAGAGTTTGGTCcttggcagctcctgggctttTGGCAGCACTGAGGTTCCCCAAAATGGAGGGGAACAATGACCTGGCAATGCTGctctgtcactgtgatattttctgaaaaatcctttcaccaGGATTACTTCTCCTGgcaagatgagaagcctcagcttctccatgttttgctactttagaatgtgatttggagaattgtttacccagcatgtgaattgtttttaactaatggccagtcacagcccagctgtgtcagactctctgaggAGTCacgggtttttattattcattattttctaGCCTtttgtctgtatcctttctctattctttagtaatagtttaagaatagaatagatcataataaatcagccttctgagaacttggagtcaaatcctcatctctcacctcgtcctggggaccccaTAACCCCACACTGCTCTCTCCTGGGGACCCCATAACCCCACACTGCTCCCCCCCAGATCTGCAGAAGAGGGGAGCCCCCAAGCCCATGCACAGGGTGACAGATGCCAGTAGATCCAGGCCCCCTTGGCTGATGGTTTCACCCCAAGGGACTCGGCACGTACCGCACAGAGGTACCCGGAGCCCGGCGTGGTGTCGAGGCCCAGCAGCAGCCGAGTGATGGTGATCATGTAATCCTTCACGAACGACTGCGGAGACATTTGGGCAGGAAAACCAGGGAAAGGTCggctcagctgctccctgggggatgccccagctgcagggctgtgtctcaCCTGGTAGAGCAGCGTGTCCAGCATGCTGATGCTGAAGACTCTCCCGGCGGCGAAGGGCAGCCGGAACAtgaaggccaggttggagccaTTCTCTCGCTCTCTCTGCaagaagaaagggaaatttGAGCTCAGATTGCACAGAAAATTAGAGGGTTCATGGCAATGGCAGGGCACAGGTGTAATGTTTCTGGTGAGTGTGGCAGGAGGAAACCAGGGCAGCATCTTTGCGctgcagaaaaagaagatatttttttctccatggaaaTGTGCGAGACATGATTGGGTTTTCTGGACATGGGAAAAGCACAGGACCTCAAATGTAGTCAGTCACTGTCAGTGTTGACTTCCCAGGCCCCTATGCAAAGAACAATCTCCTCTTACCTTTTCTAGCTTAGAAAGGGCCAGAGAGTAACTGTCCTTTGCTCTGAACTGCATGAACCTCATGTTGGAGGGGTGGGTCAGCTCCGTGATaatgctgaggctggggaagAGCCTGCAATGGAAAGAGATCTGTTGTCCTGCAGCTGTCTCTGAGGATTTAAAGCCTGAGGAAGACCACAGTCATCCCTGTGCTGTCTGAGGTCAGAAATAGCTGGTTACAtgctgcttcctgcagcaaacccagtgCCAGATGTGTCCCACTGTCCATAGCCACCACCCCAGGCACTGGCACCCGTCCTGGTCCTCTCCCCAGCAGTGGTCACCCTCACCTGAACATGGTCTGGACGTTGACAATGGTCTTGGCATCTGCCATGTAGTCCTCCTCAGCACTCATGGTGCTCTCCTTGTCCACCACCACCAAGTTGTCAGCGTAGATGATGCCACACTGCAGCAAACTGTCCAGGCTGGGCAGATCCCAAAGACAAGAGCGCAGGGTCAGCCCTTGGAAACGacacagggaagcagcacagGGGTTCCACGGcgagcccaggctgctcccaacCTGCTCTTCACCTGCTCCCATCTCCCAGGGAGGGGTTGACAACTCGAGAAGCCCGAGGTGGGCTCAGCTCTACGCTACCAACCCTGGGGCTTCTCACGGGGTGACCGAAAAGTCTGGGCTGGGCTAAATGCAACAATTCAGGCACGACAGCCATCCGTGGGAACACCTACTTGTCAATGGTGCCCTCCATGTAGTACACCATGGGGAAACAGCAGATGGCCTCCAGAAAGTGGTGCTCAGGCCTGGGGGGAGAGCCACAGAGAGCGAGGTGGTTCAGCATGTCCATGCAGCAGAGACAGACACAAAACCCCAGCGCCAGCCAGCCCAGGTACCCCACAATGGCACCACTGCTCCCTCACACTCCCACCCCACAGCACAAACTGCCCGGGCAATGCAGGGAGGCTCTGTGGGAGGGAGAACACCCCTGGAGAAGTACTTGCTTGTTGTCCAGCAGCAGCACGATGGGGTTGAGCTCCTTGCGGGAGCGGTAGTAGGCGCGCAGCGGGACGATGAAGTTGTAGAGGCCGTTCCCCGCTGTCTCTGCAGAAACGATGATCAGCTTGTTCTTGAAGCCGTAGGCTTTGGCATCCTCAAAGCTGTTGTGTTTGCAGCCCTGTGGGGGTGGGACAGCCCAGCACTCAGCGGGCACGTcctgggggggctcagccccaggcagcccccacagccccggCTCACCTTGTCCAGCCTCAGGCAGCAGAACGGGGCTTTCTCGGGCAGCAGGTGGCACAGGGTCGGGGAGCTCCCGATGTAGGGCGAGTTTGGGGGGTAGCCCTTCACGTacctgcagcagggagaaatCTGTGTGAGGACAGGGAGAGCTTGCCATTTATCCAGcactcagctgctggggaaaacATTCAACAGCAACACGTTCTTCTCCTGGCGAGATGAGAAGcatcagcttctccatgttttgctgctttggaatgggatttggagaattgtttgcCCAGCATGTGAATTATTTCAACTTAAGGACCGATTCCAGTCTAGCTGTGTCGGGAGTGgtcagtcacaagtttttaCTATCcattcctttctagctttcttTTGTATATATCCTTTGTATTTTggatgtatcctttctcttttctttagtatagttttagtatataattttcatataatataatacaatatgaTATAATATTATATGATATAGTATTATATCATGTggtataatataaatataatataacataatataatataatataatataatataatataatataatataatataatataatataatataatataatataatataatataatataatataatataatataatataatataatataatataatacaatgtaatgtaatataaatttatatatatagttgatatattatataatataatatagtataatataatacagtatAGTGAATATAGTATCGTAGAATATGGTAGAGTATAGTATAATATCATATAGTAgaatatcatattatatcatatatcaCATATCAATCTTCTGAGAACTCtgagtcaattctcatctctcacatCCTCCTGGTGACCCCAACACCACCACAAGGACTGGTGAGCACACAGCCACAGCGAGCCAGAGGCGCCTGGATCCCACCAGGTCCCAGTGGAACGAACCGGCCAAAGAGAGAGCGACTCACTCGAGCACCGCTGACCCCTCCTCGTCCGACTGCGTCATCTCGTCCTCGGACTGGTCGCTGAGGAGGTcgcagggcagcagggaggaggtgtcagccagctccagcaccGGGGCGATGCTGGGCCGCCGCGTGCCCGAGCCGTTCTCGGCGGGCAGGGCCAGCTTGCTGCTGTTGGCAGGGCGGCACTCGGTGTTCTGCAGGTCCATGGCCACTGTACCTGGACACACACGGGGGAGGCAGCACGGCAAACACGCTCTAAGGGGGGGAAATGTCACAGCAgcctcctgtccccaggcccTGCACGGGGATGAGGCAGCCCGGATGATGCTGAGTTGTTGGTGGGCACGGGGAGTGCAGGTGAAGCCCCCACTGGTGGTCTCCACCTGTGTGCAGCATCTCCCCAGGGGCTGTCTCTCCCTCTATTCCCCTCACAGCTCCATggccagctgctccctgaaCTGCCAAACCAGGCTCTGCAGGAGTTTTTGCCATGCTGATGTGTCTCTGAGGTGACAGCCCAACCCCTGCCCACAACTCCTCGTGGGCTCTGGCAGACACAAGTCAGGTCAGGAGCCACatctgccctggcagtgccctcccTGTGGATGTCCCTTTGCCccagggagaggcaggcaggcagcaatGCCCTCACCCACCTCCCACATCCCTCCCGAGCAGCTCCAGGCCCTAGAATATCAGAATCCTTACGGATAGAAAAGTCCTCTGAGACTGAATCCAGCCATTCCCCCAGCACTCTCAACCTGCCACTAAATCATGTTCCCAAATGCCACATCTACAGGTaatttaaatccctccagggatggtgactccaccactgccctgtgccAAAGCTTCACAGCCCTTTCTGTGAAGgaattcttcctaatatccaacaaGACAGACTTCCTCATCCTGTCCTCCAGCGGCttccaaaaaccaaacacattGATGGAGTGTCCCAAGAAGCAGAGCCCAGACATTGGCCTTGCCAaacaccctgccctgctggcactcACGtcatgtctgtctgtccctctcaTCACCCTGCCAAAGGTCCCTCTGAGTGGAGCTGTGCGACAAACAGCGCTCAGCAAAGCGCTCCGAGGCCTGCTGGGGGATAATCTATGCAAATTGCTGCTCAGGAGTACAAACACATAAATTATTTGCTTGAAATATAATGTGCTCGTGTGGCTCAGCTCCTCCAAAACTTGTTCTCCCCGGATACAAGAGGGAAGTAATGACTCATGGTATTTTTCACTTGCAGAAATGCACcgctggctgcagggagagcaacGGCTTGGGAAGCATAAAGGTGATTTAGGATGTGCCCCATGGCATTTCTTCCTCCAGCCTTGGAAATAATTGGGGGCTAAATCCAGGCTTGGGGCATTTATGCAAATACCCTTAATGATAATGGACATCACGAGGTTTAATAATGATATTTGAGCTTGCTGAGAGCATGCAGAGTGCAAGGGAATATGTATTTTACTGGTGAGATTTCTGGAAGAGAGCACGGAAAGGGtttttggggagggaggagagtgGCAAGGAGAGCGCAAAACACAGAATAAACCCAAATGTGGGGAGGAAACCAAACCCAAAGGAACCCAAAGGTGGGGGAGGTGATGGAGGGGAtgtgccagcccctgctgccccccgagcccccccaCTCACCCATGCTGGCAATGATGCTGTGCACGGGCAGCCGGGAGGGGCCGTCGTAGCTGCCTGCAAAGCccttcttcttctgcttctcctcctgcttGAAGATGAAGGCAGAGTTCTCCTCCTTGGTGATGTTGATGTAGAAGCAGGTGTCCGAGGCTGCCATGATGTGCCTGGGGCCGGGGTTCAGCAGGATGCTCTTGTTCTCCTCCCTGCGGATCCCGATCAGGCAGACACCGTACCTgggggggaaggagcaggggctgggcattccctgggcattcccagctgggaaaatCCCCTCTGGGACactgtccctgcacacaggacctggcagcagccccagcccagggggagCAGTGGCTGGGCATTCCCAGCTGGGGAAAATCccctcctgtcacagacacattttatgaaaaatcctttccttaggatttttcctcctgagaagctgagaggcctcaggaacaaaatgtaaacaatggttatctgctgctgtggaatgcaacaggtggatctttgactggtctcatagagttgtttctaattaatggccaatcatagCTGGCTTGGAATCTTTCTCTGACACACAAGCCTTTGTGTGTCACACATtccttcttttctattcttagccagccttctgatcaaatcctttcttctattcttctatttattattttattatatatattatattaaaactaatataatgtataataaaatatattttaatataaatgtattaaaatatataatataatataatataatataatataatataatataatataatataatataatataatataacataatataatataatataatataatataatataatataatataatataatataatataatataatataatatatattaaaatatattttattatatatcataatatataatatatagctaatttttatatatattaaaatttcattttaatagaatatgttttatattttaataaaatatgttaatataatatatataatttttaatgtaatatatattataaaataataaatcaagccttctgaaaaaaatggagtcagatcctcgtctcttccctcatcctcacacccctgtgaacacggtcacaccctcctgcaggggctgggcatTCCCAGCTGGGGAAAATCCCCTCAAAGAAcctcacagcagccccagcgctgtccccagggtgtgcagacagacagatccccctgcccagagccccctgcCCTCACTTCTTGTGCGCGTGGAAGGCGGCGTAGGTGAAGCTCTTGCCCTCGTACTCCATGAAGAACTTGCTGTCCCCCATGCGGATGTGATAGACCTCATTGCCCGAGCAGCGCCCGTACATGCGCTGCCACTGCTCCGGAGACTCCTGGCCCTCCCTGCAAGGGCAGCACCAGCATCAGCGGGGACCCccggggctgggatgggaccctggggctgggatgggaccCCTGAAACTGGGATGggatccctggggctgggatgggaccCCTGAAACTGGGATGGGATCCCTGAAACTGGGATGGGACCctcaggggtgggatgggaccCTGGAGCTGAGATGGGACCCACAGGAGTGGAAAGGGACCCCCTGGTTCTGTGATAGCCCCCTGGATCTGGGATGgacccctggagctgggatgggatgcCCAGGGGTGGGATAGGACCCCCAAGGCTGGGATGGGACACCCTGGACTTGGGATGGGACCCCAGGGGCTTCAATGCAACCCCTGGGGCTGTGATAGacccctggggctgggatggacccctggggctgggatgggaccCCTGGAGCTGACACGGGTCCCCAAACCCCAGCCAGATTCTGTTGGATTCCCCAGCaatccctggagctgcccccgAGCCCggcagcagggaggtgacagtgacacacggCCACGGGCTGCTGGTGCTCTCCCAGGATGAGCTCATTCTCACTTTGGGCTCTAAGTGCCTTTTTATTTAACAGGGCTCCTGCA encodes:
- the KCNT1 gene encoding potassium channel subfamily T member 1 isoform X10 produces the protein MPTSKPSRQARQKMCTGPHAEDFSVDSSFSQVQVEFYVNENTFKERLKLFFIKNQRSSLRIRLFNFSLKLLTCLLYIVRVLLDNPEEGIGCWECEKQNYTAFNQSTNINWSHIFWVDRKTPLWAVQVSIALISFLETMLLTYLSYKGNIWEQIFRISFILEMINTVPFIITIFWPPLRNLFIPVFLNCWLAKYALENMINDLHRAIQRTQSAMFNQVLILICTLLCLVFTGTCGIQHLERAGEKLSLFKSFYFCIVTFSTVGYGDVTPKIWPSQLLVVIMICVALVVLPLQFEELVYLWMERQKSGGNYSRHRAQTEKHVVLCVSSLKIDLLMDFLNEFYAHPRLQDYYVVILCPTEMDIQVRRVLQIPLWSQRVIYLQGSALKDQDLMRAKMDNGEACFILSSRNEVDRTAADHQTILRAWAVKDFAPNCPLYVQILKPENKFHVKFADHVVCEEECKYAMLALNCVCPATSTLITLLVHTSRGQEGQESPEQWQRMYGRCSGNEVYHIRMGDSKFFMEYEGKSFTYAAFHAHKKYGVCLIGIRREENKSILLNPGPRHIMAASDTCFYINITKEENSAFIFKQEEKQKKKGFAGSYDGPSRLPVHSIIASMGTVAMDLQNTECRPANSSKLALPAENGSGTRRPSIAPVLELADTSSLLPCDLLSDQSEDEMTQSDEEGSAVLEYVKGYPPNSPYIGSSPTLCHLLPEKAPFCCLRLDKGCKHNSFEDAKAYGFKNKLIIVSAETAGNGLYNFIVPLRAYYRSRKELNPIVLLLDNKPEHHFLEAICCFPMVYYMEGTIDNLDSLLQCGIIYADNLVVVDKESTMSAEEDYMADAKTIVNVQTMFRLFPSLSIITELTHPSNMRFMQFRAKDSYSLALSKLEKRERENGSNLAFMFRLPFAAGRVFSISMLDTLLYQSFVKDYMITITRLLLGLDTTPGSGYLCAMKITEDDLWIRTYGRLFQKLCSSSAEIPIGIYRTESHMFATSEPHDIRAQSQISINVEDCEDTKDVKEHWGIKTSHHRNSCSSDQSEHPLLRRKSMQWARRLSRKGNKHSSKTAEWISQQRLSLYRRSERQELSELVKNRMKHLGLPTTGYEDVANLTASDVMNRVNLGYLQDEMNDHQNTLSYVLINPPPDTRLELNDIVYLIRSDPLAHVANDGHSRKSSCSNKLGSGNPETRDETQL
- the KCNT1 gene encoding potassium channel subfamily T member 1 isoform X7, producing the protein MARAKLKNSPSESNAHVKTVPAGTTEDVHGVSPLLPSRRMGSMGSDVGQRPHAEDFSVDSSFSQVQVEFYVNENTFKERLKLFFIKNQRSSLRIRLFNFSLKLLTCLLYIVRVLLDNPEEGIGCWECEKQNYTAFNQSTNINWSHIFWVDRKTPLWAVQVSIALISFLETMLLTYLSYKGNIWEQIFRISFILEMINTVPFIITIFWPPLRNLFIPVFLNCWLAKYALENMINDLHRAIQRTQSAMFNQVLILICTLLCLVFTGTCGIQHLERAGEKLSLFKSFYFCIVTFSTVGYGDVTPKIWPSQLLVVIMICVALVVLPLQFEELVYLWMERQKSGGNYSRHRAQTEKHVVLCVSSLKIDLLMDFLNEFYAHPRLQDYYVVILCPTEMDIQVRRVLQIPLWSQRVIYLQGSALKDQDLMRAKMDNGEACFILSSRNEVDRTAADHQTILRAWAVKDFAPNCPLYVQILKPENKFHVKFADHVVCEEECKYAMLALNCVCPATSTLITLLVHTSRGQEGQESPEQWQRMYGRCSGNEVYHIRMGDSKFFMEYEGKSFTYAAFHAHKKYGVCLIGIRREENKSILLNPGPRHIMAASDTCFYINITKEENSAFIFKQEEKQKKKGFAGSYDGPSRLPVHSIIASMGTVAMDLQNTECRPANSSKLALPAENGSGTRRPSIAPVLELADTSSLLPCDLLSDQSEDEMTQSDEEGSAVLEYVKGYPPNSPYIGSSPTLCHLLPEKAPFCCLRLDKGCKHNSFEDAKAYGFKNKLIIVSAETAGNGLYNFIVPLRAYYRSRKELNPIVLLLDNKPEHHFLEAICCFPMVYYMEGTIDNLDSLLQCGIIYADNLVVVDKESTMSAEEDYMADAKTIVNVQTMFRLFPSLSIITELTHPSNMRFMQFRAKDSYSLALSKLEKRERENGSNLAFMFRLPFAAGRVFSISMLDTLLYQSFVKDYMITITRLLLGLDTTPGSGYLCAMKITEDDLWIRTYGRLFQKLCSSSAEIPIGIYRTESHMFATSEPHDIRAQSQISINVEDCEDTKDVKEHWGIKTSHHRNSCSSDQSEHPLLRRKSMQWARRLSRKGNKHSSKTAEWISQQRLSLYRRSERQELSELVKNRMKHLGLPTTGYEDVANLTASDVMNRVNLGYLQDEMNDHQNTLSYVLINPPPDTRLELNDIVYLIRSDPLAHVANDGHSRKSSCSNKLGSGNPETRDETQL
- the KCNT1 gene encoding potassium channel subfamily T member 1 isoform X2 — its product is MPFSGEERSLQGIYKPAEGRPARSECYTNRSFVYDDGSAHRLSSPGGCGGGDGGGSRKSGVILDIASLKMTELESEVLPLPPRYRFRDLLLGDQSFQSDDRVQVEFYVNENTFKERLKLFFIKNQRSSLRIRLFNFSLKLLTCLLYIVRVLLDNPEEGIGCWECEKQNYTAFNQSTNINWSHIFWVDRKTPLWAVQVSIALISFLETMLLTYLSYKGNIWEQIFRISFILEMINTVPFIITIFWPPLRNLFIPVFLNCWLAKYALENMINDLHRAIQRTQSAMFNQVLILICTLLCLVFTGTCGIQHLERAGEKLSLFKSFYFCIVTFSTVGYGDVTPKIWPSQLLVVIMICVALVVLPLQFEELVYLWMERQKSGGNYSRHRAQTEKHVVLCVSSLKIDLLMDFLNEFYAHPRLQDYYVVILCPTEMDIQVRRVLQIPLWSQRVIYLQGSALKDQDLMRAKMDNGEACFILSSRNEVDRTAADHQTILRAWAVKDFAPNCPLYVQILKPENKFHVKFADHVVCEEECKYAMLALNCVCPATSTLITLLVHTSRGQEGQESPEQWQRMYGRCSGNEVYHIRMGDSKFFMEYEGKSFTYAAFHAHKKYGVCLIGIRREENKSILLNPGPRHIMAASDTCFYINITKEENSAFIFKQEEKQKKKGFAGSYDGPSRLPVHSIIASMVAMDLQNTECRPANSSKLALPAENGSGTRRPSIAPVLELADTSSLLPCDLLSDQSEDEMTQSDEEGSAVLEYVKGYPPNSPYIGSSPTLCHLLPEKAPFCCLRLDKGCKHNSFEDAKAYGFKNKLIIVSAETAGNGLYNFIVPLRAYYRSRKELNPIVLLLDNKPEHHFLEAICCFPMVYYMEGTIDNLDSLLQCGIIYADNLVVVDKESTMSAEEDYMADAKTIVNVQTMFRLFPSLSIITELTHPSNMRFMQFRAKDSYSLALSKLEKRERENGSNLAFMFRLPFAAGRVFSISMLDTLLYQSFVKDYMITITRLLLGLDTTPGSGYLCAMKITEDDLWIRTYGRLFQKLCSSSAEIPIGIYRTESHMFATSEPHDIRAQSQISINVEDCEDTKDVKEHWGIKTSHHRNSCSSDQSEHPLLRRKSMQWARRLSRKGNKHSSKTAEWISQQRLSLYRRSERQELSELVKNRMKHLGLPTTGYEDVANLTASDVMNRVNLGYLQDEMNDHQNTLSYVLINPPPDTRLELNDIVYLIRSDPLAHVANDGHSRKSSCSNKLGSGNPETRDETQL